A stretch of Candidatus Zixiibacteriota bacterium DNA encodes these proteins:
- a CDS encoding DUF4292 domain-containing protein — translation AYKNFEKFNQTKIPKAIEIKSLDEKVKLKLRFLERNINISIPDKKFQVKIPEDAKPVEIDKSG, via the coding sequence AGCATATAAGAATTTTGAGAAATTCAACCAGACCAAAATTCCCAAAGCTATAGAGATAAAATCTCTGGACGAAAAGGTGAAGCTGAAACTCAGATTTTTGGAGAGGAATATAAACATCTCAATTCCTGACAAAAAATTTCAAGTTAAAATTCCTGAAGATGCTAAACCGGTTGAAATTGATAAATCAGGTTAG